Proteins found in one Paenibacillus dendritiformis genomic segment:
- a CDS encoding CHASE2 domain-containing protein — protein MKNYGFPLGIAALVTIIAVYVYGFGTGGTFQMAEHALRDALRTKSVAEQAPDDRIKIIAIDEESLNQLGPFPWPRSVYADMINNLMEAGAESVALDLLLIDPASDEQDDALLSEQLQRYPQVYLPVQVTLQSRQPDAESLLVERVDRPAASLHVREEQLGHVNVLPDPDGVIRHMTLGLRDENGELIPSLDVLLANRMLPEGERIRWEEEKQAWLRGDKPIPTDARHQVATDFFTSAYGYGESELNGYDRQSFIDVLTGVVDAEYYKDTTVLIGPYATSLSDKHMTPLSRTMTLHGVEIHANMVQSLLEGRFYKEAPFGWNVIALAAGIAAAAWCGNRVRGVLGAGCALLLAGLYTVIWIAVYETGSVFIPYFTEICGMTASYTLLLAYRSREERRARQQVEELFGRYVSPAVVTELLRSREPIRVGGTRCDITVMFIDIRGFTPLSERLAPEETIQVLNQYLHACADVIFRHQGTLDKFIGDGVMAIFGAPYPLERHEEHALQAALSLVKRAELLKQTLGAKDIAVQFGIGIQSGEAVVGNIGSEALRLDYTAIGDTVNTAARLESQAKPGQVLVGEETVRRLGSRFNMSEVGPLKLKGKSEPVLVYELLAEQEEA, from the coding sequence ATGAAGAATTACGGATTTCCGCTCGGGATCGCGGCCCTCGTCACAATCATTGCCGTGTATGTGTACGGCTTCGGAACCGGGGGCACGTTCCAGATGGCGGAGCATGCCCTTCGCGATGCGCTGCGCACCAAGAGCGTGGCGGAGCAGGCTCCCGACGATCGGATCAAAATTATTGCGATTGACGAAGAGTCCTTGAATCAGTTGGGGCCATTTCCTTGGCCGCGCAGCGTATATGCAGATATGATCAACAATCTGATGGAAGCGGGGGCCGAGTCGGTGGCACTGGACCTGCTTCTCATCGATCCGGCATCGGATGAACAGGATGATGCGCTGCTGTCGGAACAACTGCAGCGCTATCCGCAAGTCTACCTGCCGGTTCAGGTCACCCTGCAATCCCGTCAGCCTGACGCGGAATCGCTGCTCGTCGAGCGCGTCGATCGGCCGGCCGCTTCGCTCCATGTGCGGGAAGAGCAGCTGGGCCATGTGAATGTGCTTCCCGATCCGGACGGGGTTATCCGGCATATGACGCTCGGCCTGCGCGACGAGAACGGCGAGCTGATTCCATCGCTCGACGTGCTGCTTGCGAACCGAATGCTGCCCGAAGGGGAACGCATCCGTTGGGAAGAGGAGAAGCAGGCTTGGCTGCGGGGGGACAAGCCGATTCCGACGGACGCACGGCATCAGGTGGCGACCGATTTCTTCACTTCCGCTTACGGTTATGGAGAGAGCGAGCTGAACGGATACGATCGCCAGTCGTTCATCGATGTGCTGACCGGTGTCGTCGATGCCGAGTATTACAAAGATACAACGGTCCTCATTGGCCCGTATGCGACCTCGCTTAGCGACAAGCATATGACGCCGCTTAGCCGGACGATGACGCTCCACGGCGTGGAGATCCATGCGAATATGGTTCAATCGCTCCTGGAGGGGCGCTTCTATAAGGAAGCTCCCTTCGGCTGGAACGTGATCGCGCTCGCCGCGGGCATTGCCGCTGCCGCCTGGTGCGGGAACCGGGTCCGGGGCGTGCTGGGGGCAGGATGCGCCCTGCTGCTCGCCGGGCTATATACGGTGATCTGGATCGCGGTCTACGAGACCGGCTCGGTATTCATTCCGTATTTCACGGAAATATGCGGGATGACCGCCTCCTATACGCTGCTTCTCGCCTATCGCAGCCGGGAGGAGCGGCGGGCGCGCCAGCAGGTGGAAGAGCTGTTCGGGCGGTACGTGTCGCCTGCCGTCGTAACGGAACTGCTGCGATCCAGGGAGCCGATTCGGGTCGGCGGAACGCGCTGCGATATTACCGTCATGTTCATCGATATTCGCGGGTTCACACCGCTCTCGGAACGGCTGGCTCCGGAGGAGACGATCCAGGTGCTCAATCAGTATTTGCATGCCTGCGCCGATGTCATCTTCCGCCACCAGGGGACACTGGACAAGTTCATCGGCGATGGCGTCATGGCGATTTTCGGGGCTCCCTATCCGCTGGAGCGGCATGAAGAACATGCGCTTCAAGCCGCGTTGAGCTTGGTAAAGCGGGCGGAGCTGTTGAAGCAGACGCTGGGCGCGAAGGATATCGCCGTTCAGTTCGGCATCGGAATTCAGAGCGGCGAAGCGGTGGTCGGGAACATCGGCTCGGAAGCGCTTCGGCTCGATTACACGGCAATTGGCGACACGGTTAACACCGCCGCCCGCTTGGAATCCCAAGCGAAGCCGGGACAGGTGCTTGTCGGAGAAGAAACGGTGCGCCGCCTTGGCAGCCGGTTCAACATGTCCGAGGTGGGGCCTCTCAAGCTGAAGGGCAAGTCGGAGCCGGTTCTCGTCTACGAGTTGCTGGCGGAACAAGAAGAGGCCTGA
- a CDS encoding FecR family protein, translating to MQRRRWNLMFIIACCLLVVGLIRPVPAAAADKAVRVALVKEWKGTASVTKSGGGKPLQLFKNMSINQGDRIVTGAKSSVVLQLVGGDEEDELTIGEEADVAFTELDGENGAKTKIGVWAGSVFAKVKSIMGADDRFELETPTTVMAVRGTQFAVRVDPGAGWTDLHVAAGVVRTQYSSTDTNSATRGTSIKPLFERDVYPAQAASFVPLKSGGVEALFAYADTDSLAAELDPAVLRAMVSGFRDAAEENSRLLREWQESSCSTEPASADGTSCPLLDSFLELGTDKAGSGTSAEVRSEAEIRIQRNLIAFHGVIVRAALEAGRLTAAEAKASGMAWRDAALQLTEGERERITQMKEQRSRLEDAVSAADPALSKEEEARREQQAKLDRERQLQLEQDYAASLEKKERERFAEDLKKARLEVCENGKASAMCVEASKPGSATEGTSGGSSGNGEKPGPNPGPDPKPDPDPDPDPDPELQKDVLELTGSAAEVQAGAAVEITAVLKRLTQPVDVVAIEFAVNASGGTLDRNKLDQNAGQYRHGGGKFNIALSPDNYNDKNSVDAVSVTGSRILYRILVTAPGSIRLDSDDMMLTLPYLAGSGGTMTLTISDIRFYDAAGTAHSIAPMEKPLEIKVNP from the coding sequence GTGCAACGACGGAGATGGAATCTGATGTTCATCATCGCATGCTGCTTATTGGTGGTCGGACTCATCCGGCCTGTGCCGGCTGCGGCTGCCGATAAGGCGGTGCGCGTAGCTCTCGTGAAGGAATGGAAAGGAACGGCCTCAGTTACGAAATCAGGCGGCGGCAAACCGCTGCAATTATTCAAAAATATGAGCATTAACCAAGGGGACCGGATCGTCACCGGAGCGAAATCCAGCGTCGTACTTCAACTGGTCGGCGGAGATGAGGAGGATGAATTGACGATCGGAGAAGAGGCCGATGTTGCCTTTACCGAATTGGATGGAGAAAATGGGGCAAAGACGAAAATCGGAGTATGGGCCGGTTCCGTCTTTGCCAAAGTGAAGTCGATTATGGGGGCGGACGATCGCTTCGAATTGGAGACGCCGACGACCGTGATGGCTGTCCGCGGCACTCAGTTCGCCGTGCGCGTCGATCCCGGCGCCGGATGGACGGATCTGCATGTTGCCGCCGGCGTGGTCCGCACGCAGTACAGCAGCACCGATACGAATTCCGCCACGCGGGGAACTTCAATCAAGCCGTTGTTCGAGCGGGATGTGTATCCGGCGCAGGCCGCCAGCTTCGTTCCATTGAAGTCGGGAGGAGTGGAAGCCTTGTTCGCCTATGCGGATACCGATTCGCTCGCGGCAGAGCTTGACCCCGCCGTGCTCCGGGCAATGGTGAGCGGCTTCCGCGACGCGGCCGAGGAGAACAGCCGCTTGCTGCGGGAATGGCAGGAATCGTCCTGCTCGACGGAACCGGCCTCGGCGGACGGAACGTCATGCCCCCTGCTTGACAGCTTCCTGGAGCTCGGGACGGATAAGGCGGGCAGCGGAACTTCGGCAGAGGTACGGAGCGAGGCGGAAATCCGGATTCAACGCAATCTGATCGCATTCCATGGCGTCATCGTCAGGGCGGCGCTGGAGGCGGGGAGACTGACGGCAGCCGAAGCGAAGGCTTCGGGGATGGCTTGGCGGGACGCCGCCCTACAGCTTACTGAAGGCGAACGGGAGCGCATCACCCAGATGAAGGAACAGCGAAGCCGCCTCGAGGACGCCGTCTCCGCGGCCGATCCGGCTCTATCCAAGGAAGAGGAAGCGCGCCGGGAGCAGCAGGCGAAGCTCGATCGCGAACGGCAGCTGCAGCTGGAGCAAGACTATGCCGCATCGCTGGAGAAGAAGGAGCGTGAGCGCTTCGCCGAGGACTTGAAGAAGGCCCGCCTTGAAGTATGCGAGAACGGAAAGGCATCGGCAATGTGCGTCGAGGCTTCGAAGCCAGGCAGCGCAACGGAGGGGACTTCGGGGGGCTCTTCCGGGAATGGAGAGAAGCCCGGCCCGAACCCTGGGCCTGATCCGAAACCTGATCCAGATCCAGACCCGGATCCCGATCCGGAACTGCAGAAGGATGTGCTGGAGCTGACCGGAAGCGCAGCAGAGGTCCAGGCAGGAGCGGCAGTCGAGATTACAGCCGTCTTGAAGCGATTGACGCAGCCGGTTGACGTCGTCGCCATCGAGTTCGCTGTCAATGCGAGCGGCGGGACGCTCGATCGGAATAAACTTGATCAGAATGCCGGGCAATACCGTCATGGCGGCGGCAAATTCAATATTGCGTTGAGCCCGGATAATTATAATGATAAGAACAGCGTGGACGCGGTATCGGTCACCGGCAGCCGGATATTGTACCGGATTCTCGTCACGGCGCCCGGATCCATCCGGCTGGACAGCGATGACATGATGCTGACGCTGCCTTATCTTGCCGGCTCGGGAGGAACGATGACCTTGACGATATCCGATATCCGGTTCTATGATGCGGCAGGAACGGCTCACTCGATCGCCCCGATGGAGAAGCCCCTGGAAATTAAAGTGAATCCATAA
- a CDS encoding stalk domain-containing protein, with translation MNRKVKQFRWASRLLLLMLCIGAASPEGTASASSAPAPLTPPVQEMSRFDSLSTPAFDFAAWNRAPLWYETIDWAGSGVSGSADGRAEQAQFRYPAGLLAGKNGALLIADTYNHLIRRADAAGQVSTLAGQVRFAAETREPNGSWADGKGTEARFNEPMGMAEDRQGNLYIADAANHVIRKLDKSGRVTTVAGSGLAGWKDGKGAEARFNEPRDVAVAEDGSLYVADALNHVIRRIDANGNVTTLNARSKRIVEYAPGAVTAAGDYADGKLMVSKFNEPSSLAFTPSGDLVVSDTGNQRLRLVDLKQKRVTTLAGAGSVASYSYKFPDTRLYAAGGYRDGKASEALFNGPAGIALTGEGGIVVADRWNHAIRYLYDGKVYTLSGGGRTGHQNGWAEQATFREPMDVAVLSNGTIAVADGFNNSIRLIRRYTLPEEVRSPAATSPSAQDAVITVYNDRRVETPVPAVIRNNRAFLPLDPWKKMVGYGVEELDPDQVRVTFGSSVLVLERNIPQVQVEINGTKRTQMLNAEEAPFRQDGQWLIPVRLLDQFGLHVSWVPELRTLILRDTVFERQDASGEAAGR, from the coding sequence ATGAATCGAAAAGTAAAGCAATTCCGTTGGGCAAGCAGGTTGCTCCTCCTTATGCTGTGCATCGGCGCGGCCAGTCCGGAAGGTACGGCTTCCGCGTCGTCCGCGCCAGCTCCTTTGACGCCGCCGGTACAGGAAATGAGCCGCTTCGACAGCTTATCGACCCCTGCGTTCGACTTCGCCGCCTGGAACCGCGCCCCGCTCTGGTACGAGACAATCGATTGGGCGGGCTCGGGCGTGTCCGGCTCGGCTGACGGCCGCGCCGAACAGGCACAGTTCCGCTATCCTGCCGGGCTGCTGGCAGGGAAGAACGGCGCGCTCCTCATCGCGGACACCTATAACCATCTGATCCGCCGGGCTGACGCTGCGGGACAGGTGAGCACGCTGGCCGGACAGGTCCGCTTCGCTGCGGAGACGCGGGAGCCGAACGGGAGCTGGGCAGACGGCAAGGGCACGGAGGCTCGCTTCAATGAGCCGATGGGGATGGCGGAGGATCGGCAAGGCAACCTTTATATTGCGGATGCGGCGAACCACGTTATCCGCAAGCTGGACAAGTCGGGCCGGGTCACGACGGTGGCTGGCAGCGGTCTGGCCGGCTGGAAGGACGGGAAAGGAGCGGAGGCGCGCTTCAACGAGCCGCGGGATGTGGCCGTAGCGGAGGACGGTTCCCTCTACGTCGCGGATGCGTTGAATCATGTCATTCGGCGCATTGATGCGAACGGAAATGTCACGACGCTGAATGCCCGATCGAAGCGGATCGTCGAATATGCCCCAGGCGCGGTCACGGCAGCAGGCGATTATGCAGACGGCAAGCTCATGGTGAGCAAGTTCAACGAGCCGAGCAGCCTGGCCTTCACCCCGTCCGGTGATCTGGTCGTCAGCGACACCGGGAATCAACGCCTTCGCTTGGTGGATCTGAAGCAGAAGCGCGTGACGACGCTTGCCGGCGCCGGCTCGGTCGCCAGCTATAGTTACAAGTTCCCGGATACGCGGCTGTATGCCGCGGGAGGATACCGTGACGGCAAGGCGAGCGAGGCGCTGTTCAACGGCCCGGCAGGCATCGCGCTTACGGGAGAGGGCGGCATCGTCGTCGCCGATCGGTGGAATCATGCCATCCGCTATCTATATGACGGCAAGGTGTATACGTTAAGCGGCGGCGGGCGGACAGGTCATCAGAACGGCTGGGCGGAACAGGCGACATTCCGCGAGCCGATGGATGTGGCCGTGCTCAGCAACGGAACGATCGCGGTGGCGGACGGATTCAATAATTCGATACGCCTTATCCGCCGATATACGCTGCCTGAGGAGGTCCGTTCCCCGGCGGCCACAAGCCCGTCCGCACAGGACGCGGTCATTACGGTGTATAACGACCGGCGGGTTGAGACGCCTGTTCCTGCGGTCATTCGGAACAATCGCGCTTTCCTTCCGCTGGATCCGTGGAAAAAGATGGTCGGTTACGGAGTGGAGGAGCTTGATCCAGACCAGGTGCGGGTAACGTTCGGCTCATCCGTTCTTGTCCTGGAGCGGAACATTCCGCAAGTACAGGTGGAGATTAACGGGACGAAGCGGACGCAGATGCTAAACGCGGAGGAAGCACCCTTCCGGCAAGACGGGCAGTGGCTGATCCCGGTGCGCTTGCTCGATCAATTCGGGCTGCATGTGAGTTGGGTTCCGGAGCTCCGGACGCTCATTCTTCGGGATACCGTATTTGAACGGCAAGACGCGTCAGGGGAAGCAGCCGGACGGTAA
- a CDS encoding L,D-transpeptidase: MPPQSDQPAPQWSKKDQAYMKEYLESHPDNRMAWYLLGKQYERSGEQGKANYCFNQAGDIYKAFENEPLPQETVEEQMKERKDRDRRRRTKARQLRAGLLAILFLLLLVLLPGGEAAAPDGMRLSVQREKGHAPPPQEESSGGTFYRLVAAGDDEGYARALKRILEKDRKRAGEDVVVRMEADEAWLIWSRTPEPVLLASTPSEGGPIEMLPLAEPDCRCEEERQAARQGAALWAEASEQRLIAKSALTAYVKQGKAAPDQWTAMAKAYPANSVSGTSAGIEQAYAEVLQLYRNGMARGAKRKRIEQALSRMWADETDPFREPIRIVVDKKRHRLGVVSGGILLRNYEVGLGGSRTPKGKFVISEKVVNPNGSSTGAFGSRGMTLSDTLYAIHGTNEPDSIGRDESLGCIRMRPDDVEELFDMVPIGTEVSIVSDVLPGELRVPDPEDRYRLDLTPKQDNPDKVYRWLD; encoded by the coding sequence ATGCCCCCTCAATCCGACCAACCGGCCCCTCAATGGTCCAAAAAAGACCAAGCTTATATGAAAGAGTACCTGGAATCCCATCCGGATAACCGGATGGCCTGGTATTTGCTGGGCAAGCAATATGAGCGTTCCGGGGAGCAAGGGAAAGCGAATTACTGCTTCAACCAGGCGGGAGACATCTATAAAGCGTTCGAGAATGAGCCTCTGCCGCAGGAGACCGTAGAGGAGCAGATGAAGGAGCGGAAGGATCGCGACAGGCGGCGCCGGACGAAGGCGCGCCAGCTGCGGGCCGGGTTATTGGCCATTCTGTTCCTCCTGCTGCTCGTCCTCTTGCCCGGCGGAGAGGCGGCGGCTCCCGATGGAATGCGGCTCAGCGTTCAGCGGGAAAAGGGCCATGCGCCGCCGCCGCAAGAGGAGAGCTCTGGGGGCACCTTCTACCGGCTGGTGGCCGCAGGAGATGACGAGGGCTATGCGCGTGCCTTGAAGCGGATTCTGGAGAAGGATCGGAAGCGGGCAGGCGAGGATGTCGTCGTTCGGATGGAGGCCGATGAAGCGTGGCTCATCTGGTCGCGGACGCCGGAGCCGGTTCTGTTGGCCAGCACCCCGTCCGAAGGCGGTCCGATCGAGATGCTGCCGCTGGCAGAACCGGATTGCCGCTGCGAGGAGGAGAGGCAGGCGGCACGCCAAGGCGCGGCGCTATGGGCGGAAGCGAGCGAGCAGCGGCTGATTGCCAAGTCCGCCTTGACGGCCTATGTGAAGCAGGGCAAGGCTGCTCCGGATCAATGGACCGCCATGGCGAAGGCCTATCCGGCCAATTCCGTATCCGGCACATCGGCGGGAATTGAGCAGGCTTATGCGGAGGTGCTGCAGCTATACCGGAACGGGATGGCCCGCGGAGCCAAGCGGAAGCGGATCGAGCAGGCGCTCTCCCGCATGTGGGCGGATGAGACCGATCCATTCCGCGAGCCGATTCGAATCGTGGTCGATAAAAAACGGCATCGCCTAGGGGTCGTTAGCGGCGGCATCCTGCTTCGCAACTATGAGGTCGGGCTGGGAGGCAGCCGCACGCCGAAGGGGAAATTCGTCATCTCGGAAAAGGTGGTGAATCCGAACGGCTCCTCGACCGGCGCCTTCGGAAGCCGGGGGATGACGCTATCGGATACGCTGTATGCGATTCACGGCACGAATGAGCCGGACAGCATTGGCCGGGACGAATCGCTGGGATGCATCCGCATGCGGCCGGACGATGTCGAGGAGCTGTTCGACATGGTGCCGATCGGGACGGAAGTCAGCATTGTATCGGATGTGCTGCCCGGCGAGCTGCGGGTTCCCGATCCGGAAGATCGCTACCGGCTCGATCTGACGCCGAAGCAGGACAACCCGGACAAGGTCTACCGCTGGCTGGATTAA